A stretch of DNA from Microlunatus capsulatus:
ACGTGGTCCGGGAGCGGGTGCTGGCCCTGCCCGGGGTCGGGCTGCGCGGCGGGTGCCGGGTCCGCGGGCTGGAGCGCGCCGGCGGCCGCTGGCGGGTGCTGGTGGAGGACGGCCCGGACGAGGAGGCCGACCTGGTCGTCGACGCCTCCGGCCGCGGCTCCCGGCTGCCGACCTGGCTGGCCGCCCTGGGCCTCGCGGTCGAGGAGCCGGAGACCGTCGACGCCGGGCTCGGCTACGCGAGCCGGCTCTACCGGGCCCGCGACGGCCACCCGCTGACGAACGGCGCCGTCGTCCAGAGCACGACGGACAGCCCGCGCGGCGGCCTCGCCCTCCCCGTCGAGGACGGCGGCCTCCTCGTGCTGGCCTGCGGCTACGGCGAGCACCGCCCGGATCGCGACGTCGACCTCGTCGCGTACCTCGGCGGGCTCCGCGAGCCGGCCCTCGGCGAGCTGACGGCCGGCCTCGAGCCCGTCGGGGAGGTCGCGGTGCACCGGCAGACGGGCAACCGGCGCCACCAGCACGGGCGTCGCCGGGACTGGCCCGACGGGCTGCTCGCCGTCGGCGACGCGCTCTGCGCCTTCAACCCCGTCTACGGCCAGGGCATCACCGTCGCCGCCATCCAGGCCCGGCTGCTGGGCGAGGCCCTGCGCCGGCGGCGGGGCGGCAGCACCCGGCGGCTTCAGCGGCGGCTCCGCGCGGCGGCGGACCTGCCCTGGGCCGTGGCCACCGGCGAGGACCGCCGCTACCTCGACGGCACGACCCCCAGCCCCGCCGCCCGGCTGGTGGGGGCCTGGACCACCGAGGTCGGGAACCTCGCCGTGGCCGGGGACCGGCGCGCGCTCGTCGCGCTCGGCCGGCTGTACCACCTGATGGGCTCACCGCTGGAGCTCGCGCACCCGGCGCTGCTGCTGGCCGCCGCCCGTCGTCGTCGAGGCCCGGCGCAGCCGTCGGCGCCGCGCCCGCCCGAGCTCGAGGCGCTGCTCACCGCCGCCCACGGCTAGCCCTCCTGCTCCTCCCCCGCCCGCAGCGGGCCGCCGAGGGCCCGCACGGTGTCCAACGTGTCCACCTCGTCGGGCGTCTTGTCGGGCCGGTAGCGCAGCACGCGGGCGAACCGGAGGGCGACGCCGCCGGGGTAGCGGGTGGAGGCCTGCAGCCCGTCGACCGCGATCTCGACGACCAGCGGCGGGTCGACGTGCACCGTGCCGGGCGTGCGCCGCACCTCGCGGGCCAGCAGCTGCTCGGTCTGCCAGCCCAGCAGCTCGTCGGTGAGGCCCTTGAAGGTCTTGCCGAGCATGACGAACCCGCCCGTCGCGGGGTCGCGGGCGGCCAGGTGCAGGTTCGAGAGCCAGCCCTGGCGGCGGCCGTGGCCCCACTCGGCGCCGACGACGGCCAGGTCGAACGTGTGCCGGGGCTTCACCTTGACCCACCCCGCGTCGCGGCGGCCGGCCGCGTAGGGAGCGTCGAGGTTCTTCACCACGACGCCCTCGTAGCCCTGCGCGACCGCCTCGGCGAAGGCCGTCGCCACGCCCGCCACGTCGGCGCAGGTGCGGCGCGGCACGCGGAGGGCGGCGGGCACCACGGTCTCCATCACCGCCAGCCGCTCGTGCAGCGGCTCGTCCAGCAGGTCGCGGCCGTCGACGTGCAGCAGGTCGAAGAAGAACACCCGCAGCGGGCGGCCGCCCGGTGCCGGATCGGTGGCGCTCATCGTGCGCGAGGCCACCACCTGGAAGGCCTCCGGGGTGCCGTCGTCGCGCAGGGCCAGCACCTCCCCGTCCAGCACCAGCCGCTCGTGCGGCAGCGAGCGGGCCACCGCCACGACGTCGGGCAGCCGGGCGGTGATGTCGTCGAGGCTGCGGGTGAAGACGGAGACCGCGTGCCCGTCGCGGTGCACCTGCACCCGGACGCCGTCGAGCTTGGCGTCGACGACGGCCGGCAGCCCGCTGCGCTCTGCCGCCGCCTCCGGTCCGGGGGCCGCCGCCGCGAGCATGGGCTGGACAGCCGTCCCCACCCGCAGCCCGACGGCCTCCAGCGCGGGCAGCCCGCCCCCGGCCAGCAGCCGGGCGGCCGTCGTGGTGGAGGAGGTGAGCATGGCGGCCCGCCGGACGGCCGCGACCGGCACCCCGAACGCCGCGGCCAGCCCCTCCTGCACCTGCGCCTCGAGGGCGCCCTGGCGGAGCTCCCCGGACACCAGACCGGCCAGCAGCCGCTGCTCGGCCGCCGTCGCCCGGCCGAACAGGTCGCGGACGGCCGCCGTCCGGGCCGCGGCGGAACCCGTCCCGGCCAGGCCCGCGACGGCGGCGAAGGCGGCGTCGACCTCGGCGACGGTCAGCGACGGCTCGGCGGCGGGCGGCGGCGCGTCCTGCAGGGTGCGCCAGCCGACGCCGGTGCGCCGCTGGCGCAGCGACCCGCTGAGGTAGGAGATCACGACCTCCACCTCCTCGGGAGCCGTGCCGGCCAGCACGGCGGCGATGAGGTCGCGCTTGGCCAGCCGCGACCGGGTGGCGGCGAGCGCGGCGGAGGTCTCCGCCAGACGGCTCAACAACATGGGGGCATCATGCCGCCCGGCGCTGACAGCGGGGCCGCACGGACCGGCGACGGACCGCCCGCGGCCCGGCGGAGGTGTGCTAAGAAGGCGGGGCCCTCCGCAGGGGTCACCCTTTCGTCAAGATCGGGGCGCGGGGAGCCCGGCCTGTTGACACCGAACCGGTTAAGTGATGGGTTGACCCCCAGACGTTCGAGGGAGAGCGAGGAGTGACGAAGATGTTGCCTGCCGGGGGTCGGCACGCCCGCGCCGCCTGCCCAGCCGCCGGTGCGGTCCGCACCGGTGCCGCGACGGCGTCACCCCCCACCTCCTCCACGTCCGACCCCGGCGCCGCGGGACCATCCAGCCCGGCGCCGGCGTGAGGCCTCCGGACCCGCGGGTCCCCGGCCACCGGCCCGGGTCCGCCCGGCGCCTCCCGGTCCGCGGCGCAGCCAGCGCCGCCGCCACCGCCCCACCCCGCCACCGCCCCACGGGCTGACCGCCGCCCCGCTGCGTCCGCTCACGCTCCACGCCCGACCGCTCGACTCATCGACCACAGCAACGACGCGATCCTCCGAAAGGACCTCGATGACCAACCCCGAGATCGACCCGGCAGCTCCCGCCTTCGGCGGCAGCCCGGCCCCGGCCCAGCCCTGGGGCACCAGCCGCCGGCGCTTCCTCTCCCTGTCCGGCCTCGCCGTGGGCGGCGCCCTCGTCGGCGTCGGCGCCACCGGCTGCGGCACCGCCCAGACGGGCAACAGCACCGGTGACGGCGCGGCCCAGGGCCGCCCCGGCGCCTCGGGCGACACCTTCTTCGTCGCCGGCTTCCAGTGGGGCCCGCCCACCAACTTCAACCCGGTCGGCGCGACGCCCCAGTGGCCCACCGCCGGGCGGCAGAGCCAGCTGATCTACGAGTCGCTCGTCCGCTTCAACCTCATCGACGGCTCGTTCTCCCCCGGCCTCGGCAAGGAGATCCAGCAGACCGACGACACCACGCTGACGGTCCCGCTGCAGGAGGGGACGAAGTTCTCCGACGGCAGCGAGCTCACCGCCGACGACGTCGTCTACACCTTCGAGCTGGCCAAGGACGTCAGCACCAGCTACTCCAGCGTGTGGACCTACCTCGACTCGGTCACCGCCTCCGACCCGCGCACCGTGGTGTTCAAGGTCAAGACGGACCCCTACAACCCGGGCTCGGTCAAGGACGCCATCGCCAACGTCTACATCCTGCCGAAGGCGATCTGGAGCAAGTTCAGCAACGACAGCATCACCGCCGAGACGAACCTGCAGCCGATCGGCTCCGGTCCCTACCTGATGGACAAGGCCGACCAGACCCAGGTCGCGCTCAAGCGCAACGACGACTACTGGGGTAAGGAGGTCTACGGCACGCCCGCCCCGCTGGCGATCGTGCACCCGATCTTCAAGAGCAACAACGACGGCGACCTCAAGCTGGCCAGCGGCGAGATCGACGCCAGCCAGCAGTTCACCGCCCAGATCTGGAAGATGTGGGAGGACCAGAAGAAGCCGGTCAAGACCTGGCTCAAGGACAAGCCGTACTACCTGCCGGGCAACCTGCCGCTGCTGATCATGAACCTGGAGCGCAAGGGCCTCGACAACCCGAAGGTGCGCCAGGCGATCGCCTACGCGATCGACTACCCGAACATCGCGGCGACGGCCATGTCCAGCTACTCCGACCCGGCCAAGGCCAGCCTCATCGTCCCCGTCGGCTACGAGTCGAAGTACTTCGACCAGGCCGGCGTCGACTCCGAGGGCTGGTCCTTCAACAAGGAGAAGGCCGTCGAGATCCTCGAGGGCGAGCTGAACTGCACCAAGGGCTCCGACGGCATCTACTCCCTGCCCGACGGCACCAAGCTGGGCGGCTGGGAGCTCATCACCCCGACCGGCTGGACCGACTGGAACACCGCCTGCGAGATCGTCGCCAAGTCCGCCAAGGCGGTCGGCATCGGCATCGAGACGAAGTTCCCGCAGGCCCCGACCATGCAGAAGGCCATGCAGAACGCTGACTTCGACCTCTGCATGTACTCCTACACCGGCGTCACCGCCGCCAGCCCGTGGGTCCGCTTCCGCGACGCCATGGACGACCGGGGTGTGCCGGAGGCCGGCAAGACCGCCTTCTTCAACTACAACCGGTTCTCCCACCCCGACGTGCCGGGCCTGCTGGACGCGGCCGCCGGCGCGAAGACCGACGAGGAGGCCGTGGCGGCCTACACGGCGCTCGACAAGATCTACCGCGAGCAGATCCCGGTCGTCCCGCTCATGTACCGCCCGCTGGAGTTCTACGAGGTGAACGAGACGAACTGGACGGGCTTCCCGACCGAGGACGACCCGTACGCCCCGCCGATGTGGCAGGGAGCCGGCATCAACTGGCTGTTCAAGATCAAGAAGGTGGGCAGCTAGAGGACCGCGAGAGCTCGAGAGGACTGACCGACCATGGGCCTGACCCGTTACCTCGGACGAAGACTGTTGTGGTTCCTCGGCACCCTCGTGGTGGCGCTGCTGCTCAACTTCTTCCTGCCACGTCTGATCCCCGGCAACCCGGTGGACTCCATCGTCAGCAACCTGGCCCGAGGGGGCGGGGTCGGCGGCGAGGACCTGAAGATCATCTACGAGAACTACAACCGCGAGTTCGGGCTGGACAAGCCGATCTGGCAGCAGTTCTTCATCTACCTGGGCCAGCTGGCCCAGGGGAACCTCGGGACCTCGTTCGCGCAGTACCCCGCCTCGGTGAACACCCTGGTCGGTCAGTCCCTGCCCTGGAGCATCGTGCTCCAGGTGCCGGCGATCCTCATCGGCTGGGTCGTCGGGAACATCCTCGGCGCGATGGCCGCCTTCCGCGGCGGCTGGTTCGACCGCGGCGCCTTCGTGACGTCGCTGTTCGCCACCTCCATCCCCTACTACTGCCTGGCGATCCTGCTGCTCTTCATCGTCGGGGTGCAGATGGGCGTGCTGCCCATCGGCGGGGCCTACTCCTTCGGGCTCAGCCCCGAGTTCAGCGCCGCGTTCTTCGGTGACGCGATCACCTACTTCTGGCTGCCGTTCTGGTCGCTGGTGATCGTGTTCATCGGCGGCCAGGCCGTCGGCATGCGCTCGATGGCCATCTACGAGCTCGGCGCCGACTACGTGAACTACGGCCGCGGCCTCGGGCTCACCGACAACCGGATCACGGGCTACGTGTTCCGCAACGCGATGCTGCCCCAGATCACCGGGCTGGCGCTGTCCATCAGCGGCCTGGTCGGCGGCGCCCTCGTCACCGAGCTGGTGTTCTCCTACCCGGGCGTGGGCACCCTGCTGTTCAACGCGATCAGCACCGTCGACTACCCGGTCATCCAGGCGGTCACGCTGATCATCACCCTGGCCGTGCTGCTGGCCAACTTCGCCGTCGACATCGTCAACGGCCTGATCGACCCCCGGATCCGGGCCGCACGGAGTGGAGAGCGCTGATGAAGTCGATCAACCTGACCCCGAGGTTCTGGTTCGCCGCCGTCCTCGTGCTCATCACCCTGTTCATCGGCCTGGTCGGGCCGTTCATCGTGCGGACCGACCCGGACGCCGTCATCGGCGGGCTCTACGACGCCCCCTCGGGCACCCTGCCGCTGCTGCTGGGCACCGACAACGAGGGCCAGAGCGTGCTCGCGAACCTCGTGTACGGCACCCGGACGTCGCTGCTCGTGGGGCTGGTCGCCGGCATCATCGCCAGCACCATCGGCCTGGTCCTCGGCCTGGTGGCCGGGTACCAGGGCGGCTGGCTCGACGACGCCATCTCGGGCCTCACCAACGTCGCCCTGGCCATCCCCTCCATCGTGCTCGTGATCCTGCTGGGCATCGCGCTCAACAACCGCAGCTCGCTGGCCCTGGCCTTCATCATCGGCATCACCTCCTGGCCGTGGATGGCGCGCGCGGTGCGCGCGCAGTCCACGAGCATCCGGGCCCGCGAGCACATCGACGTCGCCCGGCTGTCCGGGGCGTCGTGGGTGAGCATCCTGAGCCGCGACGTGCTCCCCTACCTGCTCAGCTACGTCGTGATGGCGTTCGTGCTGCAGGTGTCCGGCGCGATCCTGGCCGAGGCGGCGCTCAGCCTGCTCGGCCTCGGCCCGTCCGGTACCACCAGCCTGGGCGTGATGCTCTACTGGGCCCTCCAGTGGGGCTCGATCCGCACCGGCGCGATCTGGGCCTTCCTGCCGCCCACGGTCATGCTGACGCTGATCGCCTTCTCCCTGCTGCTCCTGCAGTCCAGCCTCGACGAGGTCTTCAACCCGCGGCTGCGCCGCGGCAAGCTGGCCAAGCGGAAGACGAAGGGCGGGCAGCCGCTGCCGCTGCCCGTCGCGACCGCGGCCCCCACCCCCGTGGGGGCGGCCGGCATCGTCGAGAACCCCGTCCCCGCGTCCACCGGAGGAACCCGATGACCCGGCTGCTCAACGCCGAGAACCTGCGCGCGGCCTACCGCACGCCTGACGGCCGGCAGGTCTTCGCCGTCGACGACGTCAGCGTCTACATCGACGAGGGCGAGGTGCTCGGCGTCGCCGGCGAGTCCGGCTCCGGCAAGTCGACCCTCGGCGCGATCCTCTCCCTCACCACCCGGCCCCCGCTCTACGTCGAGAGCGGCACGCTCGAGATCGACGGCAAGCGCCAGGAGCTCGGCGAGCGGAGCAAGATCCCCCGCACCTGGCGCGGCTCGGTCGTCTCCCTGCTGCCGCAGGGCGCGATGAACTCGATCAGCCCCACCCAGCGGGTGCGGGACCTCGTGTTCGACGTCATGCGGGCCCACGACCGCAGCATCAAGCGGGACGAGGCCCTCGACCGGGCCCGCGACCGGCTGAAGTCGCTGGACCTGCCCGTCCGGGTGCTCGACTCCTACCCCCACCAGCTGTCCGGGGGCATGAAGCAGCGGACCGTGACGATCATCTCGACGCTGCTGAACCCGCGGCTGCTGATCGCCGACGAGCCGACCTCCGCGCTCGACGTGTCGTCGCAGAAGGCGCTCATCGACATGCTGCTGCAGATGCTGGAGCAGAAGATCATGTCGGGCGTCGTCTTCGTCACCCACGACCTGCCGGTGCTGCGCACGGTCTCGGACCGGATCGCCATCATGTACGCCGGCAAGATCGTCGAGGTGGGCGACGCCGAGGAGATCACCGAGCGGCCGCGCCACCCCTACGCGGGCGCGCTGCTCGGCGCGGTCCTGGTGCCCGAGCCCCGCTACCGCGAGATGCGGGTCTTCGGCATCCCCGGCTCGCCGCCCAGCCTGCTGGACCCGCCGACCGGCTGCCGGTTCCACCCGCGCTGCGGCGTGGCCTACGCGGAGTGCGCCACCGAGGAGCCGCCGCACGTCGGCGACGAGCTGCGCTTCTCCAAGTGCTTCTGGGCCAAGAAGCACCCCGGCGAGTCGGTGCCGCTGGAGGCCGTGACGTCGGACTCGCTGGCCGAGGCCGACCCGGTGGGCACGGACCCGCGTCCCGCGGAGTCCGAGGAGCACGACGACGAGGACGGACCGGCCCGCACGGGGTCGGCGCAGGGCCGCGAGGTCCCGACGGGAGGGGTGTCGGCATGAGCGAGGACGTGCTGGTCGCCAGCGGGGTGAGCAAGACCTTCGGCCACGGCAAGAACGTCGTCGAGGCCGTCAAGGACGTCTCCTTCGCCCTGGCGGAGAACGAGGTCGTCACCGTCGTCGGCGAGAGCGGCTCGGGCAAGTCGACGCTGGCCCGGATGGTGCTGGGCCTCATGCCCATCACCTCGGGCACGATGACCTTCCGCGGCAACGACGTCAGCAAGATGAACGCCCGCGGCCGGACCGACTACTGGAAGGACGTCCAGGCGGTCTTCCAGGACCCGTTCTCGTCCTTCAACCAGTTCTTCACCGTGCGCCGGCTGCTGGCCCGCTCGATGCGGCTGCTGGACGACAAGGTCGGCGCCGAGCGGCTGGAGGAGGCCCTGGGCCACGTCGGGTTCCCGAACCCGGCCGACGTCCTGGACCGCTACCCGCACGAGCTCTCGGGCGGGCAGCGCCAGCGCGTCATGATCGCGCGGGCGCTGATGATGCGGCCCAAGCTGCTGGTGGCCGACGAGGCGACGTCGATGCTCGACGCCTCCCTGCGGGTGAACGTGCTCAACGTGCTCACCGACCTGCGCGAGCAGCTCGGCATGACGGTCCTGTTCATCACCCACGACATCGGCCAGGCCTGCTACGTGGCCGACCGGGTGCTCGTCATGGAGCACGGGGTGATGGTGGAGCAGGGGCGGGCCGAGGACGTCATCTTCAACCCGCAGCACGAGTACACCCAGCGGCTGCTGGCCGACGTGCCGAAGCTGCACGAGGTCCAGGACCTCACCCGCGCCCGGGTGTCGGACGGCCCGTCCGCCTCCGGCGCGCACGCCCAGCGGGTCTAGCACCCGCACTCCCCCGGACTGCGAGGCCGGCCGCGGAACAGGCCCCGCGGCCGGCCTCGCGCCTTCCCCGGCGCGGCCGGCGACGGACCGGCTCAGCGGGGGAAGTACTCCACCCGCGGGGTGAAGACGAGGTTCTGCCCCAGCACCCCGCGCGGCCGGCCCAGCGCGTGCACGATCTCCGCCGCCACCTCGCCCGGGTCCATCATCCGCTCGGGCGGGATGCCCCACTGCTCCATCATCGGGGTGTCCATCGCCGCGGGCATGATGCCCTGGATGCGGCAGGGGTGGGAGAACTCCCGCACCTCGGTCTGGAAGATCTCGGTCGCCTTCGCGAAGGCGGCCTTCGAGCTGTTGTAGGCCACCGCGCCGCTGCCCACCGTCACCGCCGAGATGGAGATGACGTTGAAGATCTCGGCCTCGGTGTCCCCGGTCCGCGCCTGCAGGTACCCGTTGAGGAAAGCCTGCATGAGGAACACCGGGCCGTGGCAGTTGACGGCGAACACCTGGGCGTAGGCGGCCTCGTCGACGTCGGTCAGGTAGCCGGGCCGGTCGATGCCGGCCACGTTGACGAGGATGTCGAAGCGGGCGCCGAAACGCTCGAAGAGGCCGCCGACGACGGCGGTCCGGTCCTCGCCGGCGGTCACGTCCAGCCGAACGGCCTCCGCGGAGCCGCCCGCGGCCTGCACGCGCCGGACCGTCTCCGCAGCACCCGCCTCGTCGATGTCGGCGGCCACGGCGTGCACACCCCGGGCCGCCAGCGCCACGCAGGTGGCCCGTCCCAGCCCGCTCGCCCCGCCGGTGACCAGCGCCACCCGTCCGTCCAGTCCTGCCACGCGCGTCTCCTCGTCGTCCGGCCGGCTGACCCGGCCGCCGGAGCAGCACAGTACCCAGCCGGTACGAAGCCGAACCGCTGGGTAGGAGTACCAGGACCTGCCCCTGCGAACTGATCGGCACTGCGTGCGCATCCTGCTCTGGAACGTCCACGGCGGCTACAGCGACTCCCTGACCAGCGGGGGCCACACCTACCTCTACCTGCCGGCCGACGAGCACGGCAGCGGCGGCCTGCCGCGGCTGGACCGACCCGACGGGGTCGACGTGCGGCTCACGAGCCCCGAGGAGCTGCGCGACGACCCGCCGGACGTCGTCGTCCTGCAGCGGCTGGAGGAGCTGGACCTCGCCGCGGCCGCCGGCGTGCGGCCCGGGATCGACGCCCCCGCCGTGTTCTGCGAGCACAACACGCCGCGCGGCGACGTGCCCGACAGCCGGCACCCGCTGGCCGACCGCGACGACGTCACGGTCGTCCACGTCACCCACTTCAACGCGCTGGTCTGGGACTGCGGCCGCACCCGGACCGCGGTGGTCGAGCACGGCATCGCCGACCCCGGCCCGCTGTGGACCGGCGAGCTGGGGCACCTGGCCTTCGTCGTCAACGAGCCGGTGCGGCGCTGGCGGAACACCGGGACCGACCTGCTCCCCCGCTTCGCCGAGCACCCCGTGGATGCCTTCGGCATCGACGCCGACCTGCTGCCGGGCGCGCTCCCCGGCTCGTCCCGGCTGTCCTACGCCGGGAACCTCACGCCCACCGAGCTCTACGCCGCGATGGCGCAGCGCCGGGCGTACCTGCACCTCAACCGCTGGACCTCGCTGGGGCTGTCGCTGATCCAGGCGATGCTGCTGGGCATGCCCGTCCTCGTCCTCGACACCACCGAGGCCTCCCGGGCGGTGCCCCCGGGGGCCGGTGCGCTGTCCACCGACGTCGAGGTGCTGCGGCGCGAGGCGGCCCGGCTGCTGGCCGACCCCGCCGAGGCGGCCGCCCGCGGCGCCGTCGCCCGGACCGCCGCCCTCGAGCGCTACGGCCTGGCGGCGTTCTGCCGCGCCTGGGACGCCGTGCTCGAGCGGGCCCGCGACCAGCACCCCCGCTGACCACCACCACCCCGAGGAGCTCCCCGATGGCCGCACCCCGCGCCGGCGTCCTGCTGGACGTCGACGGAACCCTGCTGGACACCAACTACCTGCACGCCCTGGCCTGGTGGCAGGCGATGCGCGACGGCGGCGTCGAGGGCGTGACGATGGCCGACTGCCACCAGGCCGTCGGGATCGGCAGCGAGGAGCTGGTGCGCCGCCTCGCCGGCCGTGACGACGACGCGGTCGTGGAGGCGCACTCCACCCGCTACGACGCCCTGCAGGACCAGGTCGTCGCGTTCGACCGCTCGGCCGACCTCGTGCAGAAGCTGGCGGGCACCGGGCTGGCCGTCGTGCTGGCCACCAGCGGGCGCCAGCAGGACCTGGAGTGGATGCTGCCGGCCATCGGCGTCGAGGACGGGCTGATCGACGGCTCGACGACCTCGGGCGACGTCGAGCGGGCCAAGCCGCACCCCGACCTGCTGACCACCGCGATGGAGCAGCACGGGCTCGACCCCGCTCGGACCGTCGCCGTCGGCGACACCGTGTGGGACGTCCAGGCGGCCCACGACGCGGGGATCCGGGTCGTCGCCTTCACCACCGGTGGCATCCCCCGCTGCCAGCTGGAGCAGGCCGGCGCGGACGAGGTCTGGTCGGGTCCGGCCGACCTGCTGGAGCACTGGTCGTCCTCGCTGCTGGCCGCGCTGGCCTGACGGCTCCCCCGGCCCCGGACGACGAGACGGCGCCCACCCCGAGGGGTGGGCGCCGTCTGCGCTGCGTGCGGGAGGTGCGTCAGGCCTTGGTGGGCCCGTCGGTGGTCTCGTCCACGGTCGGCTCGGCCGCGGCCTCCTCCACCTCGACGTCGTCGCTCGGCGCCTGCTCGGTGTCGGTGGCGGCGTCGCGCTCCTCGGTGCCGGTGACGAGGCCCTCGGCGGGCGCCTCCTCCGACGTGCCCTCGGACTGGACCGCGTCGTCGGGGGCGTCGGCCGCGGCCGGGGTGCCCGCGGCGGCGGTGGCCGCCGGGGCGGCGCTGCGTCGGGGAGCGGCAGCGGCGGGCCGGTTGGCCTTCTTGCTGTCCTCGACCGACTCGGTCACCAGCTCGATCATCGCCATCGGGGCGTTGTCGCCCTTGCGCGGGCCGACCTTGGTGATGCGCAGGTAGCCGCCCTCGCGGTCGGCCATGGTCGGCGCGATCTCGGTGAACAGCGTGTGCACCACGCCCTTGTCCTTGACGGTGGTCAGGACGAGACGGCGGGAGTGGATGTCACCCCGCTTCGCCTTGGTGATCAGCTTCTCCGCCAGCGGGCGCAGGCGCTTGGCCTTCGCCTCGGTGGTGGTGATCCGCCCGTGCTCGAAGAGCTGGGTGGCGAGGTTCGCCAGGATGATCTTCTCGTGCGACGGGCTGCCGCCCAGACGATTGCCCTTGGTAGGTGCTGGCATGTCTACTCTCCGTTAGCGATGGTGGTGCAGAGGATCAGAGGCGACCGGGGCGCCGAGGCGGGACGGTCACCTGACCCCGCTCCGGTCCCCCGCCGAGGGCGGGGGTGAAGGGGGTCGCCCCCCTTCGAGGTGTTCAGTACTGCTCGGTCTCGCTGAAGTCGGCGTCTTCCTCTTCGAGGTCGTCGTAGCGGCCGATGGCGGCCAGCGGGTCGAAGCCGGGGGCGCTGTCCTTGAGAGACAGACCCATCTCGTGCAGCTTCAGCTTGACCTCGTCGATGGACTTGGAGCCGAAGTTCCGGATGTCCAGCAGGTCCTGCTCGCTGCGGGACACCAGCTCGGACACCGTGTGGATGCCCTCGCGCTTCAGGCAGTTGTAGGACCGCACCGTCAGGTTCAGGTCCTCGACCGGCAGGGCCAGGTCGGCGGCCAGCTGCTCGTCGATCGGCGAGGGGCCGATCTCGATGCCCTCGGCCTCGACGTTGAGCTCACGGGCCAGGCCGAACAGCTCGACCAGCGTGCGACCGGCGGAGGCGACGGCGTCGCGCGGGCGGATGGCCGGCTTGGTCTCGACGTCGAGGATCAGCTTGTCGAAGTCGGTGCGCTGCTCGACGCGGGTGGCCTCCACCTTGTAGGTGACCTTGAGGACCGGGGAGTAGATCGAGTCGACCGGGATGCGGCCGATCTCGGCGTCCGCCATCTTGTTCTGGACGGCGGAGACGTAGCCGCGGCCGCGCTCGACGACCAGCTCCATCTCGATCTTGCCGGTCTCGTTCAGGGTGGCGATGTGCAGGTCGGGGTTGTGCACCTCGACGCCCGCGGGCGGCGCGATGTCGGCCGCGGTGACCGCGCCCGGACCGGCCTTGCGCAGGTACATCGTGACGGGCTCGTCCTCCTCGGAGGAGACGACGAGGCCCTTGAGGTTGAGGATGACCTCGGTGACGTCCTCGACGACGCCCTCGATCGTCGAGAACTCGTGGAGGTTGCCGTCGATCTTGAGGCTGGTCACGGCCGCGCCCGGGATGGACGACAGCAGGGTGCGACGCAGCGAGTTGCCGAGGGTGTAGCCGAAGCCGGGCTCGAGGGGCTCGATGACGAACCGCGAGCGGTTGTCGGAGACGACCTCTTCCGACAGGGTCGGACGCTGGGCGATGAGCATGGTGGTTCCTTCTTCCTCCGCGCTTCCCGCTATTTGAAGGCGCGGTGCCCCCGGTGCATCCGGCACCGGAGGTCGTGCTGCCCATCGACGGGCTCAGGGCACGGACCCGCTCCCTGAGGAGGGGGACCCGCTCCCTGAGCCTGTCGACGGGTGGTGGGTCCTACTTGGAGTAGAGCTCGACGATCAGCTGCTCCTGGACGTCCACCACGATCTGCTGACGGGTCGGCAGCTGGTGGACCAGGACGCGGCCGCGCTCGGGCAGGGCCTGCAGCCAGGCCGGGACGTC
This window harbors:
- a CDS encoding NAD(P)/FAD-dependent oxidoreductase gives rise to the protein MPAAHPTVVVVGASLAGLLAAAAAARAGHPVTVLERDALTGPPGPRRGVAQGAQPHVLLHRGLAEATTLLPGLGEDLLAAGAVRVDTGRLPWFGPAGWQPTDVPSYAVLSLTRPLLEHVVRERVLALPGVGLRGGCRVRGLERAGGRWRVLVEDGPDEEADLVVDASGRGSRLPTWLAALGLAVEEPETVDAGLGYASRLYRARDGHPLTNGAVVQSTTDSPRGGLALPVEDGGLLVLACGYGEHRPDRDVDLVAYLGGLREPALGELTAGLEPVGEVAVHRQTGNRRHQHGRRRDWPDGLLAVGDALCAFNPVYGQGITVAAIQARLLGEALRRRRGGSTRRLQRRLRAAADLPWAVATGEDRRYLDGTTPSPAARLVGAWTTEVGNLAVAGDRRALVALGRLYHLMGSPLELAHPALLLAAARRRRGPAQPSAPRPPELEALLTAAHG
- a CDS encoding ABC transporter substrate-binding protein, yielding MTNPEIDPAAPAFGGSPAPAQPWGTSRRRFLSLSGLAVGGALVGVGATGCGTAQTGNSTGDGAAQGRPGASGDTFFVAGFQWGPPTNFNPVGATPQWPTAGRQSQLIYESLVRFNLIDGSFSPGLGKEIQQTDDTTLTVPLQEGTKFSDGSELTADDVVYTFELAKDVSTSYSSVWTYLDSVTASDPRTVVFKVKTDPYNPGSVKDAIANVYILPKAIWSKFSNDSITAETNLQPIGSGPYLMDKADQTQVALKRNDDYWGKEVYGTPAPLAIVHPIFKSNNDGDLKLASGEIDASQQFTAQIWKMWEDQKKPVKTWLKDKPYYLPGNLPLLIMNLERKGLDNPKVRQAIAYAIDYPNIAATAMSSYSDPAKASLIVPVGYESKYFDQAGVDSEGWSFNKEKAVEILEGELNCTKGSDGIYSLPDGTKLGGWELITPTGWTDWNTACEIVAKSAKAVGIGIETKFPQAPTMQKAMQNADFDLCMYSYTGVTAASPWVRFRDAMDDRGVPEAGKTAFFNYNRFSHPDVPGLLDAAAGAKTDEEAVAAYTALDKIYREQIPVVPLMYRPLEFYEVNETNWTGFPTEDDPYAPPMWQGAGINWLFKIKKVGS
- a CDS encoding ABC transporter permease, with protein sequence MGLTRYLGRRLLWFLGTLVVALLLNFFLPRLIPGNPVDSIVSNLARGGGVGGEDLKIIYENYNREFGLDKPIWQQFFIYLGQLAQGNLGTSFAQYPASVNTLVGQSLPWSIVLQVPAILIGWVVGNILGAMAAFRGGWFDRGAFVTSLFATSIPYYCLAILLLFIVGVQMGVLPIGGAYSFGLSPEFSAAFFGDAITYFWLPFWSLVIVFIGGQAVGMRSMAIYELGADYVNYGRGLGLTDNRITGYVFRNAMLPQITGLALSISGLVGGALVTELVFSYPGVGTLLFNAISTVDYPVIQAVTLIITLAVLLANFAVDIVNGLIDPRIRAARSGER
- a CDS encoding ATP-dependent DNA ligase, giving the protein MLLSRLAETSAALAATRSRLAKRDLIAAVLAGTAPEEVEVVISYLSGSLRQRRTGVGWRTLQDAPPPAAEPSLTVAEVDAAFAAVAGLAGTGSAAARTAAVRDLFGRATAAEQRLLAGLVSGELRQGALEAQVQEGLAAAFGVPVAAVRRAAMLTSSTTTAARLLAGGGLPALEAVGLRVGTAVQPMLAAAAPGPEAAAERSGLPAVVDAKLDGVRVQVHRDGHAVSVFTRSLDDITARLPDVVAVARSLPHERLVLDGEVLALRDDGTPEAFQVVASRTMSATDPAPGGRPLRVFFFDLLHVDGRDLLDEPLHERLAVMETVVPAALRVPRRTCADVAGVATAFAEAVAQGYEGVVVKNLDAPYAAGRRDAGWVKVKPRHTFDLAVVGAEWGHGRRQGWLSNLHLAARDPATGGFVMLGKTFKGLTDELLGWQTEQLLAREVRRTPGTVHVDPPLVVEIAVDGLQASTRYPGGVALRFARVLRYRPDKTPDEVDTLDTVRALGGPLRAGEEQEG